TCTGTTTTTTCGATTTGGATAAGTTCGATAGTTGTACGATAAAATGTGCTGCGGATAAGATAGCGAGTTTAAAAGAAGAGTATAATTCGATTGAAAAACCATTCAATCTAAGTCCAAAATACTGGATAAACGTTGGATTTAATGGCGATGTGTCTGATAAGATACTGAAGTCCCTTATTGCAGATTCATATCAATTGGTAGTTGAGGGTCTTTCCAAAAAGGAACAGGCAGAATTAGAAAAAAATTAATGTCAGTTATCTGGAACCTTTGGCACGGCTGTGTAAAAATCAGTCAAGGCTGTAAAAACTGTTATGTCTTTCGTAGAGATGCACTTTACGGGATAGACAGCAGAAATATTTATAAAACAAAAAGCTATGACCTGCCGATTAAGAAAAAGAGAGACGGAAGTTTTAAGGTGCCTTCAGGGGAACATCTGTGGACTTGCTTTTCATCAGATTTTTTTATAGAAAATGCCGACGAATGGAGAGATAATGCCTGGGCGATGATGAGAATAAGGCAGGATCTGACTTTTTCCATTGCCACCAAAAGGATTGATCGAATCGAGAAGTGTTTACCTGAGGATTGGGGATCTGGCTATGAGAATATTTCTTTGATTTGTTCAGTAGAAAATCAAAAACAGGCAGACATACGTTTGCCTCTATTCAGAAATGTGCTCATTAAAAAAAAATCAATTATTTGCGAACCATTATTAGGGCCTATTGATCTTATGGAGTTCCTTGCCGAAGGTTGGATAGATCAAGTTATTGTTGGCGGAGAATCCGGTGATACAGCACGACCCTGCAACTTTGAATGGGTAGAAGGCATTCGGCAAGCTTGCATTAAAAATAATGTCACTTTTATTTTTAAACAGACAGGTGCTCATTTTATAAAGAATGGCAAAAGCTATCACATAGTCAGAAAACTACAAGCAACTCAAGCCAGAAAGGCAAATCTTAATTTCACGCCACATAAAGATTAACAACAAATCCTCCACAAATGGTAACTATGATCAACTTAAATAGTGGAAAATTACGCATATCAATAAACGTCTGCTAATTCAATATTCCTTTTTTGGACACAAAATCCAGTGATTTGGATAATTTTAGAACAGCCTATTTATTTAAATTTACTTTTTTAAAATCTAAACATAATGGTACAAACAAAAGGATACGCGGCACAAAATGCCAATGAAAAACTTACGCCCTGGAATTTTGAAAGACAAGAGGTTCGCGAAAAAGACGTATTAATAGAAATTTTGTACTGTGGAGTTTGCCATTCAGACCTGCATTGCATCACCAATCATTGGGGAGAAAGTATTTTTCCGTTGGTTCCAGGACACGAAATTGTTGGCAGGGTTCTTAGTACAGGTAATCTGGTCACAAAATTTAAGGTTGGCGATTTGGCTGGCGTTGGAACCGGAATTGATTCTTGCAGGGAATGTGAGGAATGCAAAAGCGGACACGAACAGTTTTGCATAGATGGGGTTCAGACGTATAACAATTTAGACAAAAAAGGAAATCCAACATACGGAGGTTATTCCGACAAAATTGTAGTTGATGCGGATTTTGCTTTCCATATTTCAGAAAAACTTGATCTTGCCGCAGTTGCTCCATTATTATGTGCCGGAATAACCACCTACTCTCCTCTTAAAAAATGGAAAGTAGGTAAAGGTCATAAGCTTGCAGTTGTAGGCTTGGGCGGTCTTGGACATATGGCCGTTAAATTTGGTAAAGCATTGGGTGCTGAAGTAACCGTTATCAGCACATCGCCGTCTAAGGAAGAAGCTGCCAAAGAATTAGGTACGGATCATTTTTTATTATCTAAAGATGAAGAACAAATGAAGTCGGCGTTTCATACTTTTGATTTTATTTTAGACACGGTAGCACAAGATCACGACATTAATCCCTACTTAGGTTTATTGAGAACAGATGGCGTTTATATCAATGTTGGTCTTCCGCCGAAACCTTGGGAAGTTTCATCATTTTCACTGGTTGTGGGAAACAAAACGATGACCGGTTCTGGCGTTGGAGGTTTAAAAGAGGTGCAAGAAATGCTCGATTTTTGTGCCGAAAACAATATTGTTTCAGACATCGAACTGATCGACATTAAAAACGTGAATGAAGCATTTGAAAGAATGGAACGTGGCGATGTACGCTATCGTTTTGTGATTGATATGTCAACTCTTTAGTTCAAAGAAAATAAAAGGAAGAAGCATCAATAGTACTTCTTCCTTTTATCTTTTAAGCTGTTCATCATTGTAATTTTATATCTGATTATTTCCATAACTCAGCGGATAGAGAATCATTTAATTATACGACTGCCTGAATTTCAGTGGCGTAAGCTGTGTTTTATTCTTGAATAGTTTGCTGAACGATTGCGGATATTCAAATCCCAATTGATAGGCGATTTCGCTTATGGATAATTCGGTTGTAGATAAAAATTCTTTCGCTTTTTCCAGAAGTTGGTTTTGAATATGTTGCTGTGTAGTTTGCCCTGTAAGGTTTTTGAGCATATCATTCAAATAATTAGTAGATACAAAAAGCTGATCCGCAAAATAATGAACTGTTGGTAGTCCTGCTGTTACAGCCTTTTCTTCACTATAATATTCTTTTAAAATAGTTTCGAATTTTACGAGCAAATCATTGGATACTTTTTTTCGGGTAATAAACTGACGCGTATAAAACCGGTTGCAGTAACTAAGCAAAAGGTCGATATATCCCACTAAGACATCCTGAGAATGGTTGTCAATTTTGTCTGTAATTTCCCGTTGCAGGCTTTCCATCAAACCGCCAATAATATCGTCTTCTGCTTCCGAAAGATGAAGGGCTTCGTGGGTGGCATAATCAAAAAAACCGTAGTCTTTTATTTTTTTTGCCAGCGGATATCCGTGAAGAAAATCGGGATGAATAACTAGCATCCAGCCATTTACATTGGATGGTGGCGTACCTTCTAAACTGACTTTTTGTTTTGGTGCAAAAAAAGACATTGTGCCATCGTCGAAATCGTAATATTTTTGACCGTATTTAACTTTTCCATCAAAATCTCTTTTCAAAAAAATAGTGTAAAAATTAAATACAATTTCCGTCATTTCTACACCAAATTCAGGGCACACATCTTCCAATCTTACCACACTTATCAAAGGATTGGTGGGCTTTTTTAGGTTCATCGCAGTGTGGTATTCTGAGACGGAATTGAATAGATGTTGATTTTTCATAATGTAAAGTAAAGAAATCGCCAGCAAAAAACTGCCGGCGATCAGAATGTTATAAATTTACTCCTTTCATTGACGCTTCGTCATACCTCGCTCCTGTAACTGTTCCTAACGGAATAATGCTTTCCAATCGGTCTAAATCTTCTTTCGTTAACGAAAAGTTGGCTGCTGCTAGATTCTCTTCAACATATTTTACCCGTTTTGTACCCGGAATTGGGGTATGTCCTTTGGCAACAACCCAAGCAATAGCCAATTGCGCAGAAGAAATGTTTTTTTCGTCTGCTACTTTTTTAATTTCATTCACCAATTCCACATTCTTGAAAAATTGCTCACCTTGATATTTTGGTAACGATTTTCTCCAATCATTTTCGTTAAAATCTTCCGGCTTTTGTATGCTGCCATTTAAAAATCCTCTTCCTACAGGCGAATAAGCAATTAATCCAATACCCAATTCTTCCAATGTAGCCAAAATACCCAATTCTTCAATTTGTCTTTCAAACAATGAGTATTCTGATTGCACTGCGGTAAGTGGGTAAACGCTGTGTGCTTTTCTGATGGTTTCAGAACCAACTTCCGAAAGTCCGATATATTTTACTTTTCCTTCTTTTACCAATTCGCCCATTGCTTCTACGGTCTCTTCAATGGGTGTATTGGTGTCTAATCGATGAAGGTAATACATATCAATATAATCGGTACCCAGATTTTTTAAGGAACGTTCTACCGCTTTTTTTACATAATTTTTACTGCCATTAAATCCGCCAGTAGCTTGTCCATTATCACCAATTTCAAAACCCATTTTAGTGGCAATGATATATTTCTCTCTGTTTCCCTGAATAGCTTTCGCAATGAGCTGTTCGTTGAGAAAAGGACCATAGATATCTGCGGTATCCAAAAAATTACCGCCCAACTCTAATGAACGATGAATGGTAGCAATTGCTTCTTTTTCATCAGCTTTACCGTATATATCAGACCCGAATCCCGTTGTCATACCCATACAACCCAAACCAATTGCAGGAACCACAAGTCCCTGACTTCCTAATTTTACTTCTTTGATGTTACTCATAATATTGTACTTTTATTGATAACAAATTTATAGCGATTTATGTTTAAAAAAGTGTTCAAATCACAGCGTGTTGTATCCAAAAAACATTTTCGGTTAATAGTTGAACGTAGCTTAGTATCTTTGGTTTGAAATACATCAGCTAACAGCCTATTTCAATTAAAGATTGATTAGTTTTTCAAAAATATCAGTCGGTTCGCCTTTCAAATTCAGTTGGTCAAAATAGGTAAACCAGCCTTCGTTCACCATCAGCTTTTGAACGGCATCAGCTAATTCATCTGTTTCAATGGTCCAGATGACAAAGAAATTATAACCGGCACGATGTATCGTGTCTTCATCGTTTTCTTGCATAGCGATAATAGATACACCGTTCTCCATCATTTCCTTAGAAACTTCATTGACGTGGTTCAGGTAATTTGCTCTTTTTTCTTTGTTCAAATCCATCCAAGCTTGGGTAGGCGAAAACATTTCGATAAAATATTTCATAATTTTTATTTAAATAATTTAAACTTAATAAAGCCCGTTGCTTCATTATCTGTTGACAAAAGTACAGGCAATTGAAATGGCAAGAAATAGACAAACCGTACCAATAATGTCACTATTGGTGCAACAATTTTAAGTAAAGAGAATTTGCGTTCTGATTCGTTATTAGCATTCATCAATTAAATAGTCATTTTCAAAATTTACTTATATTTAACATTATGAAATCAATCGTTCAATATCAATTTAGCAATGAAAAATATGGAAAAACTCTACTGATTGATATTGTACCCATCTCTGAAATTAATAAATATATAGAAATAGAACCCACCCATAGGCTTACTTTTTATGATATGACATTCATAACCAATGGAAGTGAAAACGTTTTTATTAATCAAACAGAATTGAGTGTTCAGGCAGGAGATGTGATTTGTTCCATTCCGGGAGAAATTTGGAGTTGGCCAAAACAGACCCAAATGGAAGGCTATGTTTTGTTGTTTGAGGAAGAATTTCTCCTCTCATTCTTCAACGATAAACAGTTTTTAAATAAATTCAGGTATTTAAGACCTGGTCGTACTTCTCCATTGATACGGCTTAATAAAAAACTTTTTAAAAACGTTGTAGAATATCTTAAGCAGATCAATATTGAAATAAAATTAGGTATTGACAGCAGTGAACACGTTCTTCGGGCATTAGTTTACTTGATCTTGGCACAGCTTGAACGAGCAGAAGTAATATCTGTCAAAACGACTGATAACAATATAAAAGTTGAACAAGCCAACAGACACATTCACGAATTTATAAAATTGGTAAATGAACATTATCTGCAATCTCACGATGTACAGTTCTTTGCCGATAAGCTTTTCATATCTGCCAATTATTTAAACAGAATGACGAAAGAATATCTGGGTTCTACTGCAAAATCTTATATCTTAAAAAGAGTAATTCAGGAATCCCAAAATTTACTCAAATATTCTGATTTAACAGTGGCTGAAATCAGCGGTCAATTAGGATTCGAAACAGCCAATTATTTTAACCGTCTGTTCAGAAAATATGTGGGGAAGACACCAAAGGAATTTCGGAATAAATAATTTTAAAATCTGGTAAAACAAGTTAATAACTAGGTAGGAATAATTTGTTATCTCAATTTTTTATTTCAGTA
The sequence above is a segment of the Chryseobacterium turcicum genome. Coding sequences within it:
- a CDS encoding MmcQ/YjbR family DNA-binding protein — its product is MNVEEFRDYCLSFKGAHEGMPFEGFFHNSRSILVMYVKEKMFCFFDLDKFDSCTIKCAADKIASLKEEYNSIEKPFNLSPKYWINVGFNGDVSDKILKSLIADSYQLVVEGLSKKEQAELEKN
- a CDS encoding DUF5131 family protein, with protein sequence MSVIWNLWHGCVKISQGCKNCYVFRRDALYGIDSRNIYKTKSYDLPIKKKRDGSFKVPSGEHLWTCFSSDFFIENADEWRDNAWAMMRIRQDLTFSIATKRIDRIEKCLPEDWGSGYENISLICSVENQKQADIRLPLFRNVLIKKKSIICEPLLGPIDLMEFLAEGWIDQVIVGGESGDTARPCNFEWVEGIRQACIKNNVTFIFKQTGAHFIKNGKSYHIVRKLQATQARKANLNFTPHKD
- a CDS encoding NAD(P)-dependent alcohol dehydrogenase; translation: MVQTKGYAAQNANEKLTPWNFERQEVREKDVLIEILYCGVCHSDLHCITNHWGESIFPLVPGHEIVGRVLSTGNLVTKFKVGDLAGVGTGIDSCRECEECKSGHEQFCIDGVQTYNNLDKKGNPTYGGYSDKIVVDADFAFHISEKLDLAAVAPLLCAGITTYSPLKKWKVGKGHKLAVVGLGGLGHMAVKFGKALGAEVTVISTSPSKEEAAKELGTDHFLLSKDEEQMKSAFHTFDFILDTVAQDHDINPYLGLLRTDGVYINVGLPPKPWEVSSFSLVVGNKTMTGSGVGGLKEVQEMLDFCAENNIVSDIELIDIKNVNEAFERMERGDVRYRFVIDMSTL
- a CDS encoding helix-turn-helix domain-containing protein, giving the protein MKNQHLFNSVSEYHTAMNLKKPTNPLISVVRLEDVCPEFGVEMTEIVFNFYTIFLKRDFDGKVKYGQKYYDFDDGTMSFFAPKQKVSLEGTPPSNVNGWMLVIHPDFLHGYPLAKKIKDYGFFDYATHEALHLSEAEDDIIGGLMESLQREITDKIDNHSQDVLVGYIDLLLSYCNRFYTRQFITRKKVSNDLLVKFETILKEYYSEEKAVTAGLPTVHYFADQLFVSTNYLNDMLKNLTGQTTQQHIQNQLLEKAKEFLSTTELSISEIAYQLGFEYPQSFSKLFKNKTQLTPLKFRQSYN
- a CDS encoding aldo/keto reductase translates to MSNIKEVKLGSQGLVVPAIGLGCMGMTTGFGSDIYGKADEKEAIATIHRSLELGGNFLDTADIYGPFLNEQLIAKAIQGNREKYIIATKMGFEIGDNGQATGGFNGSKNYVKKAVERSLKNLGTDYIDMYYLHRLDTNTPIEETVEAMGELVKEGKVKYIGLSEVGSETIRKAHSVYPLTAVQSEYSLFERQIEELGILATLEELGIGLIAYSPVGRGFLNGSIQKPEDFNENDWRKSLPKYQGEQFFKNVELVNEIKKVADEKNISSAQLAIAWVVAKGHTPIPGTKRVKYVEENLAAANFSLTKEDLDRLESIIPLGTVTGARYDEASMKGVNL
- a CDS encoding DUF6616 family protein, whose protein sequence is MKYFIEMFSPTQAWMDLNKEKRANYLNHVNEVSKEMMENGVSIIAMQENDEDTIHRAGYNFFVIWTIETDELADAVQKLMVNEGWFTYFDQLNLKGEPTDIFEKLINL
- a CDS encoding helix-turn-helix domain-containing protein, which translates into the protein MKSIVQYQFSNEKYGKTLLIDIVPISEINKYIEIEPTHRLTFYDMTFITNGSENVFINQTELSVQAGDVICSIPGEIWSWPKQTQMEGYVLLFEEEFLLSFFNDKQFLNKFRYLRPGRTSPLIRLNKKLFKNVVEYLKQINIEIKLGIDSSEHVLRALVYLILAQLERAEVISVKTTDNNIKVEQANRHIHEFIKLVNEHYLQSHDVQFFADKLFISANYLNRMTKEYLGSTAKSYILKRVIQESQNLLKYSDLTVAEISGQLGFETANYFNRLFRKYVGKTPKEFRNK